From the Marinobacter sp. es.048 genome, the window GAAGCCCTGGTTCGGCGGGTGCAGCAGGAAACACCGGACAGCAAGTCCCGGAAAAAAGGGGTGGTAGACCCCAACATTCGAGCGCTGCAGGATGATCTGGCGGAGCGACTGGGTGCCCGAGTGTCGATCGATCATGGTCAGCGTGGCAAAGGCAAGTTGGTAATCGAATACAGTTCTCTGGACGAACTTGACGGCATTCTCGGCCACATCAAATAAAATCGTTGGGGTTTTGTGGGTCTTCCGACCCCCTACGAAAGTTCGTATCTGGTTAAGCACACAACATGTAGTGGTGAAAAACTGAACGGCTGTCTATTTGTGAGGCGATTTGCCAAAACCCAGCTATTACGCCGCTTTTGACGGGTCAGCCGGTTCCCGGTTTTGTTGATTCGTGCACATTGAACACATATAATCTGCGGCGCTCGTGTCGGTGTATTTGCTTACTTTTTAAACGACATCGACCGAAAAGCACCGTACTTCCGGAACGAACATGACGAAGGCAGCTTCAGGCGGCATTGGCCGTCCACCCATCGTACGATGGTTTGCAATAGAAAGTGTGGTACTTGTCTTCGTCAGCCTGGCGTTTCTCTTGCGAGGCGAGGTTTCCGGTTATTCAGCGCTTCTTGGTGGGCTTATCTTTCTGATCCCCCATGGTTATTTTGCGCTCAAGGCATTCCGCTTCTCCGGCGCGCGGTCTGCCAAGAAAATTATGACTTCTTTTTATCAGGGTGAGGCCGGCAAGCTCATCCTGTGCGCCATCCTCTTTACGATGGTGTTCAAATGGATTCAGCCGCTTGATATAGCGGCACTTTTTTTAACATTTGCGATCATGCTGGTCACCAACTGGTTGACACCGCTACTGGCGGGCAGCAATACGCAGCAAAGCTAACTGGACCTGGGAAACCGTTATGGCAGGAAGTGCATCCGAATATATTCAGCATCACCTCCAGAACCTCACCTACGGTAAACTTCCGGCAGGCTATGAGCGTGCCGACGGAACCGTACTTCAAGATGCAACCTGGACGCTGGCTCACACCGGCAGGGAAGCATCCGACATGGGCTTCTGGGCACTGCACATTGATTCACTGGGTTGGGCGGTCGCGCTCGGTGCCCTGTTCCTGTTTATTTTCCGTTTGGCCGCGAAGCGTGCTACCTCAGACCAGCCTGGTGGGCTCCAGAACTTCGTTGAAGTGATGGTTGAGTTTGTCGATCAGAGTGTCAAGGAAACCTTCCACGGCAAGAACAAGGTTATTGCGCCGCTGTCGCTGACCATCTTCTGCTGGGTATTCCTGATGAACCTGATGGACCTGGTGCCGGTCGACTTCCTGCCCCAGCTGTTCCACCTGATGGGTCTGGAATACATGAAGGTCGTTCCGACCACAGATGTGAACGTTACGCTGGGCATGTCCCTGTCCGTATTCGCACTGATCATCTATTACAGCCTGAAAGTGAAGGGCGTGGGTGGCTTCGTTGGTGAGCTGACTCTGCACCCCTTCTCCTCAGACAATCTGTTCCTGAAGATTTTGCTTGTCCCGATCAACTTCCTGCTGGAAGGCGTGAGCCTGATCGCCAAGCCGATCTCACTGGCGCTGCGTCTGTTCGGTAACCTGTACGCAGGCGAGTTGATCTTCATCCTGATTGCACTGCTGCCTTTCTGGGCACAGTGGGCACTGTCTGTACCCTGGGCGATTTTCCACATACTGGTTATCACCCTGCAGGCATTCATCTTTATGATGTTGACGATCGTGTACCTGAGCATGGCTCACGAAGACAGTCACTGATCGGACACCATTAAGCCGTAGTTCTAAACCCTAAACCCTAAACCCTTAAACTGAAAAACCTA encodes:
- the atpB gene encoding F0F1 ATP synthase subunit A, which translates into the protein MAGSASEYIQHHLQNLTYGKLPAGYERADGTVLQDATWTLAHTGREASDMGFWALHIDSLGWAVALGALFLFIFRLAAKRATSDQPGGLQNFVEVMVEFVDQSVKETFHGKNKVIAPLSLTIFCWVFLMNLMDLVPVDFLPQLFHLMGLEYMKVVPTTDVNVTLGMSLSVFALIIYYSLKVKGVGGFVGELTLHPFSSDNLFLKILLVPINFLLEGVSLIAKPISLALRLFGNLYAGELIFILIALLPFWAQWALSVPWAIFHILVITLQAFIFMMLTIVYLSMAHEDSH
- a CDS encoding F0F1 ATP synthase subunit I, which gives rise to MTKAASGGIGRPPIVRWFAIESVVLVFVSLAFLLRGEVSGYSALLGGLIFLIPHGYFALKAFRFSGARSAKKIMTSFYQGEAGKLILCAILFTMVFKWIQPLDIAALFLTFAIMLVTNWLTPLLAGSNTQQS